From a region of the Bradyrhizobium sp. KBS0727 genome:
- a CDS encoding MaoC family dehydratase yields the protein MNEVWKKPPVSFEAYQAMVGKEIGVSSWHLLDQARINVYADVIEDHQFIHVDPERAKKETAFGNTIAHGFLTMSLMSIMSYEVMPVIEGTAMGVNYGFDKLRFLSPVRAGSRVRGRFTLAEAKLRKPKELQSRTNVTVEIEGEDKPALVADWIGLIYFE from the coding sequence ATGAATGAAGTCTGGAAGAAGCCGCCGGTCTCGTTTGAGGCCTATCAGGCCATGGTCGGCAAGGAGATCGGCGTGTCGTCATGGCACCTGCTCGATCAGGCCAGGATCAACGTCTATGCCGACGTGATCGAGGATCATCAGTTCATCCATGTCGATCCGGAGCGCGCCAAAAAGGAAACCGCGTTCGGCAACACCATCGCGCACGGCTTTCTGACGATGTCGCTGATGAGCATCATGTCCTACGAGGTGATGCCCGTCATCGAAGGCACCGCGATGGGCGTCAATTACGGTTTTGACAAGCTGCGTTTCCTCTCGCCGGTGCGCGCGGGCTCACGCGTCCGCGGCCGGTTCACGCTCGCGGAAGCCAAGCTACGCAAGCCGAAAGAGTTGCAGTCCCGCACCAACGTCACCGTCGAGATCGAGGGCGAGGACAAGCCGGCGCTGGTGGCCGACTGGATCGGGCTGATCTATTTCGAATGA
- a CDS encoding 2-hydroxychromene-2-carboxylate isomerase — translation MPVTIDYYVSLNSPWTYLGSAPFAEIARRHGATVNIKPAKFGPIFEQTGGLPLPKRSPQRQAYRLMDLKRWREMRERPLNLEPKYFPCDDSAATRLVIAAKLQGKDAHRLSLELGRALWEREETLADPATLASAAARAGLDAAVLRAGSPSDAELDALLEQYTQEAVKAGVFGAPSYVLPSGEIFWGQDRLELLDRALKMAA, via the coding sequence ATGCCCGTCACCATCGATTATTACGTCAGCCTCAACTCGCCCTGGACTTATCTCGGCAGCGCGCCGTTCGCCGAGATCGCCCGGCGCCATGGCGCGACCGTCAACATCAAGCCGGCCAAGTTCGGGCCGATCTTCGAACAGACCGGCGGGTTGCCGCTACCAAAACGCTCGCCGCAGCGGCAGGCCTACCGCTTGATGGATTTGAAGCGCTGGCGCGAGATGCGGGAACGGCCGCTCAACCTCGAGCCCAAATATTTCCCCTGCGACGACTCCGCCGCGACGCGACTCGTGATCGCGGCCAAGCTGCAGGGCAAGGACGCCCACCGGCTGTCGCTGGAGTTGGGCCGCGCGCTGTGGGAGCGCGAGGAGACACTGGCCGATCCCGCCACCCTCGCTTCGGCGGCCGCGCGCGCGGGCCTCGACGCGGCGGTGCTGCGCGCGGGCAGCCCGTCGGATGCGGAACTCGATGCGCTGCTCGAGCAATATACCCAGGAAGCCGTGAAGGCCGGCGTATTCGGCGCGCCGAGCTACGTGCTGCCGTCAGGCGAAATCTTCTGGGGCCAGGACCGGCTGGAGCTATTGGACCGCGCTCTGAAGATGGCGGCGTAA
- a CDS encoding D-TA family PLP-dependent enzyme, protein MTTSLAAKIAREYGTPAAVIDMDRVERNIARIQAACDAAGVANRPHIKTHKSPLLAQIQIAAGAKGITCQKLGEAEIMADAGIDDILISYNLIGEEKMARLGALQAKANMTVAADNSTVIAGLPQAANASGRPLSVVVECDTGRKRAGVETPGEAIALAREIAASKGLVFAGFMLYPTETGWADAQKFFDEALAGVRAHGLDATIVSTGGTPNLKNVGKLKGATEHRPGTYIYNDRMQVAAGVASWDDCALNIYSTVVSRAGPDRGILDAGSKTLTSDTGGGLDGHGLILEHPEAKIARFAEEHGFLDLARSNTRPVVGDVVRIVPNHVCVVVNMMDEVVMVRGDEIIGTLPVAARGRLR, encoded by the coding sequence ATGACCACATCCCTCGCCGCCAAAATCGCCCGCGAATACGGCACGCCCGCCGCCGTGATCGACATGGACCGGGTCGAGCGCAACATCGCGCGCATCCAGGCGGCCTGCGATGCCGCCGGCGTCGCCAACCGGCCGCACATCAAGACCCACAAAAGCCCGCTGCTGGCCCAGATACAGATTGCGGCCGGCGCCAAAGGCATCACCTGCCAGAAGCTCGGCGAAGCCGAGATCATGGCAGACGCCGGGATCGACGACATCCTGATCAGCTACAACCTGATCGGCGAGGAAAAGATGGCCCGGCTCGGCGCGCTGCAGGCCAAGGCCAACATGACGGTGGCTGCGGACAATTCGACCGTGATCGCGGGCCTGCCGCAGGCAGCTAACGCCTCGGGCCGACCGCTTTCCGTGGTGGTCGAATGCGACACCGGGCGCAAGCGCGCCGGCGTCGAGACACCCGGCGAGGCCATCGCGCTGGCGCGCGAAATCGCGGCCTCGAAGGGATTGGTCTTTGCCGGCTTCATGCTGTACCCGACCGAAACCGGCTGGGCCGACGCACAAAAGTTCTTCGACGAGGCACTGGCCGGCGTCCGCGCCCACGGGCTCGATGCGACCATCGTCTCCACCGGCGGCACGCCGAACCTTAAAAACGTCGGCAAGCTGAAGGGCGCCACCGAACACCGGCCCGGCACTTATATCTACAACGACCGCATGCAGGTCGCCGCCGGCGTCGCCAGTTGGGACGATTGCGCGCTCAACATCTATTCCACCGTCGTCAGCCGCGCCGGCCCCGATCGCGGCATTCTCGATGCCGGCTCCAAGACGCTGACCTCAGACACCGGCGGCGGCCTCGACGGCCACGGCCTCATTCTGGAACACCCCGAAGCCAAGATCGCCCGCTTTGCCGAGGAGCACGGCTTTCTCGATCTGGCCCGCAGCAATACCCGGCCGGTTGTCGGCGACGTCGTGCGGATCGTGCCCAACCACGTCTGCGTCGTCGTCAACATGATGGATGAGGTGGTGATGGTGCGGGGAGACGAGATCATCGGCACATTGCCGGTCGCGGCGCGGGGGAGGTTGCGGTAG
- a CDS encoding SDR family NAD(P)-dependent oxidoreductase, with protein sequence MAIRFDGRVAIVTGAGNGLGRAHALGLASRGAKVVVNDFGGARDGTGGSLTPAEAVVEEIRKAGGMAIADGADVSKFGQVTAMVERATKEWGSVDLLCANAGILRDKSFAKMDIADFAKVLDVHLVGTFYCCKAVWDGMRERNYGRIVLTTSSSGLFGNFGQANYGAAKAGMVGLMNVLAEEGRKNNIRVNTISPTAATRMTEELLPPQALALMRPEAITPAVEFLLSEDAPTRTIMGAGAGSFAVIKIIETEGVNLAQSDWTPDAIAAHFAEISDTSKAKALQGAFEQTQKYVAQAAARAGIKL encoded by the coding sequence ATGGCAATCAGGTTTGACGGACGCGTCGCTATCGTTACCGGCGCGGGCAATGGTCTGGGACGGGCGCACGCGCTGGGGCTGGCAAGCCGCGGCGCCAAGGTGGTCGTCAACGATTTCGGCGGAGCGCGCGACGGCACCGGCGGATCGCTGACCCCGGCCGAGGCCGTGGTCGAGGAGATCCGGAAAGCCGGCGGCATGGCGATAGCCGACGGCGCCGACGTCTCGAAGTTCGGACAAGTCACCGCGATGGTCGAGCGGGCTACCAAGGAGTGGGGCAGCGTCGATCTCCTGTGTGCCAATGCCGGCATCCTGCGTGACAAGTCGTTTGCGAAAATGGACATCGCCGACTTCGCCAAGGTGCTCGATGTCCATCTCGTCGGCACGTTCTACTGTTGCAAGGCCGTATGGGACGGCATGCGCGAGCGCAACTATGGCCGCATCGTGCTGACGACGTCTTCGTCGGGCCTGTTCGGCAATTTCGGCCAGGCCAATTACGGCGCCGCCAAGGCCGGCATGGTCGGCCTGATGAACGTGCTGGCCGAGGAAGGCCGCAAGAACAACATCCGCGTCAACACCATCTCGCCGACCGCGGCAACCCGCATGACCGAGGAATTGCTGCCGCCGCAGGCACTGGCATTGATGCGCCCCGAGGCGATCACCCCGGCGGTGGAATTTCTGCTGAGCGAAGACGCGCCGACCCGCACCATCATGGGCGCGGGCGCCGGCTCGTTCGCGGTGATCAAGATCATCGAGACCGAGGGTGTCAATCTGGCGCAGTCCGACTGGACGCCCGATGCGATCGCGGCCCATTTCGCCGAGATCAGCGACACGTCGAAGGCCAAGGCGTTGCAGGGTGCGTTCGAGCAGACGCAGAAGTATGTCGCGCAGGCCGCGGCAAGGGCGGGGATCAAGCTGTAA
- a CDS encoding enoyl-CoA hydratase/isomerase family protein → MTASAAVAPVEGDLIAQREGACGVIRLNRPKTINAVTLEMFRDIDKALDVFEADPAVSVILLEGAGERGLCAGGDIRALWESSKVKGDLGKILWREEYILNARIKKFPKPYVSFMDGIVMGGGVGLSAHSSHRVVTEKTKLAMPEVGLGFFPDVGGTWLLSHSPGEIGTYFGLTGQTMNGPDAIHARFADAVVPSAKLADLREALTKVRAGVTAAEVTALIGGFATGATAGPVAAMQSNIDGWFAHDRMQDIVAALRSDGSELARATLKTLNEKSPRGMVVTLKLLRLARTSRTLEECLVREYRAALQVFASDDFREGVRAAVIDKDRNPTWSPPRIEDVTPDMVAPYFAEIGTDELKFS, encoded by the coding sequence ATGACGGCGAGCGCTGCCGTAGCACCCGTCGAAGGCGATCTGATCGCCCAGCGCGAGGGCGCCTGCGGCGTCATTCGCCTCAACCGGCCCAAGACGATCAACGCCGTGACGCTGGAGATGTTTCGCGACATCGACAAGGCGCTCGATGTGTTCGAGGCCGATCCCGCGGTGAGCGTGATCCTGCTGGAAGGCGCCGGCGAACGCGGCCTGTGCGCCGGCGGCGATATCCGCGCGCTCTGGGAGAGCTCGAAGGTCAAGGGCGATCTCGGCAAGATCCTGTGGCGCGAGGAATACATCCTCAACGCCCGCATCAAGAAGTTCCCAAAGCCCTATGTGTCGTTCATGGACGGGATCGTGATGGGCGGCGGCGTCGGGCTATCAGCCCATAGCAGCCATCGTGTCGTGACCGAAAAGACCAAACTGGCGATGCCGGAAGTCGGCCTCGGCTTCTTTCCCGATGTCGGCGGCACCTGGCTGCTGTCGCATTCGCCGGGAGAAATCGGCACCTACTTCGGATTGACCGGCCAGACCATGAACGGGCCCGACGCCATCCACGCCCGCTTTGCCGATGCGGTCGTGCCGTCGGCCAAACTGGCTGATTTGCGCGAGGCGCTGACCAAAGTTCGCGCCGGGGTGACGGCAGCGGAAGTTACCGCCCTGATCGGCGGCTTTGCGACCGGTGCCACCGCAGGCCCCGTGGCGGCGATGCAGTCCAACATCGACGGCTGGTTTGCGCATGACCGAATGCAGGACATCGTCGCAGCGCTTCGCAGCGATGGCTCGGAACTGGCGCGGGCGACCTTGAAAACACTGAACGAGAAATCGCCGCGCGGTATGGTGGTGACGCTGAAACTGCTGCGGCTGGCGCGAACGTCGCGTACGCTGGAGGAATGCCTGGTGCGGGAATATCGCGCTGCGCTGCAAGTGTTCGCCAGCGACGATTTCCGCGAGGGCGTGCGCGCCGCCGTGATCGACAAGGACCGCAATCCGACGTGGTCGCCGCCACGCATCGAAGACGTCACGCCTGACATGGTCGCGCCGTACTTCGCCGAAATCGGTACCGACGAGTTGAAATTCAGCTGA
- a CDS encoding TIGR03862 family flavoprotein → MSSPPKNVAIIGAGPAGLMAAEVLAQGGADVTVYDAMPSAGRKFLMAGRGGLNLTHSEPLPQFLARYREAPPYLQAAIDAFPPDALREWSEALGQETFVGSSGRVFPKAFKASPLLRAWLRRLDSLGVKLVLRQRWTGWDKNGHLCFQTPDGPRSVEAAATVLALGGASWPRLGSDGSWVETLGAKGVNISRLRPANSGFTVAWSDIFRDRFEGQPLKGVALTSGRNTIRGECVVTRTGIEGGAIYALSADLREAIDSSGRATLHIALRPDLDPNDLIAKVSAPKGKQSLSNFLRKAASLSPVAIGLLQEAAKASNVSLPSLAPADLVRLINAVPIELTGTAPIARAISTAGGISFAELDTDYMLRRLPGVFAAGEMLDWEAPTGGYLLQASFATGAAAGRGVLKWLERRMASSE, encoded by the coding sequence ATGTCGTCACCTCCCAAAAACGTCGCTATCATCGGTGCCGGCCCCGCCGGCCTGATGGCGGCCGAGGTACTCGCGCAAGGCGGTGCCGATGTCACCGTCTACGATGCGATGCCCTCCGCCGGCCGCAAGTTTTTGATGGCCGGGCGCGGGGGACTCAATCTGACGCACAGCGAACCGCTACCGCAATTTCTTGCGCGCTATCGCGAGGCCCCGCCGTATCTCCAGGCCGCCATCGACGCATTTCCGCCAGACGCCTTGCGCGAGTGGAGCGAAGCGCTGGGGCAGGAGACTTTTGTCGGCTCCAGCGGCCGGGTGTTTCCAAAGGCATTCAAGGCGTCGCCCTTGCTGCGTGCATGGCTGCGGCGGCTGGACTCGCTAGGCGTGAAATTGGTGCTGCGTCAGCGCTGGACCGGCTGGGACAAAAACGGCCATCTCTGTTTTCAAACGCCGGATGGACCGCGCAGCGTGGAAGCCGCCGCCACCGTGCTGGCACTCGGCGGCGCGAGCTGGCCGCGGCTTGGATCGGATGGATCGTGGGTGGAAACGCTTGGCGCCAAAGGCGTCAACATATCCCGGCTTCGGCCGGCCAATTCCGGCTTCACCGTCGCCTGGTCGGATATTTTCCGCGACCGCTTCGAGGGGCAGCCGCTGAAGGGCGTCGCGCTGACATCAGGCCGGAACACCATTCGCGGCGAATGCGTCGTCACCCGCACGGGCATTGAAGGCGGCGCGATCTATGCGTTGTCGGCCGATTTGCGCGAGGCGATCGATAGCTCGGGACGGGCAACCCTGCATATCGCCCTGCGGCCCGATCTCGATCCGAATGATCTGATCGCGAAGGTTTCCGCGCCAAAGGGAAAGCAATCGCTGTCCAATTTCCTGCGCAAGGCTGCAAGCCTTTCACCGGTAGCCATCGGATTGCTGCAGGAGGCGGCCAAGGCCTCGAATGTTTCGTTGCCGTCGCTGGCTCCGGCCGATCTCGTCCGACTGATCAACGCCGTCCCGATCGAACTCACCGGCACCGCCCCGATCGCGCGCGCAATCTCGACCGCGGGCGGGATATCGTTCGCTGAGCTCGATACCGATTACATGCTTCGCCGTTTGCCCGGCGTGTTTGCGGCTGGCGAAATGCTCGACTGGGAAGCCCCAACCGGCGGTTATCTGCTGCAGGCCTCGTTTGCGACGGGCGCGGCGGCGGGCAGGGGTGTGTTGAAGTGGCTGGAGAGGCGAATGGCGAGTAGCGAATAG
- a CDS encoding ABC-F family ATP-binding cassette domain-containing protein: MAPPLIQLKDIRLTFGGTPLLSGVELSVSSGERVCLIGRNGSGKSTLLKIAAGIVEPDGGSRFVQPGATIRYLPQEPDFGDHKTTLAYVEAGLGPGDDHYQARYLVEQLGLTGNEDPAHVSGGEARRAALARVLAPSPDILLLDEPTNHLDLPTIEWLEGELESRRCALVIISHDRRFLSNLSRQTAWLDRGQIKQIDRGFSAFESWRDEVLAEEERDQHKLDRKIVNEEHWLRYGVSGRRKRNVKRLGNLYELRDQRRTYRGATGNASLAAAEADKSGKLVIEAKNISKAYGERKIVDNFSIRVQRGDRIGIVGPNGAGKTTLIEMLTGGSEPDSGTIRLGANIEMATLDQHRESLDPKSTLAEALTGGRGDHVMVGGKPKHVVSYMKDFLFAQEQMRTPLEVLSGGERGRVMLARSLAKPSNLLVLDEPTNDLDLETLDVLEEMLGDYEGTVMLISHDRDFLDRVVTSVIVPEGQGRWIEYAGGYTDMLAQRRADLKRETVVAASADEAKKPKSTAASGTSKRRLTFNEKHALDMLPKTIAKLQAEIAKLQRFLDDPNLYAKDRKKFDATSAAIGKAQKDMEEAENRWLELEVLREEIEQA; encoded by the coding sequence ATGGCGCCGCCGCTGATCCAGTTGAAAGATATCCGCCTGACTTTTGGCGGCACGCCGCTGTTGTCGGGCGTCGAATTGTCGGTGTCGTCGGGCGAGCGGGTCTGCCTGATCGGCCGCAACGGCTCCGGCAAGTCGACGCTCTTGAAGATCGCTGCGGGGATCGTCGAGCCCGACGGCGGCAGCCGCTTCGTGCAGCCCGGCGCCACCATCCGCTACCTGCCGCAGGAGCCAGATTTCGGCGATCACAAGACCACGCTAGCTTATGTCGAGGCCGGGCTCGGCCCCGGCGACGACCATTATCAGGCGCGCTATCTCGTCGAGCAGCTCGGGCTCACCGGCAACGAAGACCCCGCGCATGTCTCCGGCGGCGAAGCCCGCCGCGCGGCGCTGGCACGGGTGCTGGCGCCCTCGCCCGACATCCTGCTGCTGGACGAGCCGACCAACCATCTGGATCTGCCGACCATCGAATGGCTGGAAGGCGAACTGGAAAGCCGCCGCTGCGCGCTGGTCATCATCAGCCATGACCGCCGCTTCCTCTCCAATCTGTCGCGCCAAACCGCCTGGCTCGATCGCGGCCAGATCAAGCAGATCGACCGCGGCTTCAGTGCCTTCGAATCCTGGCGCGACGAGGTGCTGGCCGAGGAAGAGCGCGACCAGCACAAGCTCGACCGCAAGATCGTCAATGAGGAACACTGGCTGCGTTACGGCGTCTCCGGCCGCCGCAAGCGCAACGTCAAACGGCTCGGCAATCTGTATGAACTGCGCGACCAGCGCCGCACCTATCGCGGCGCCACCGGCAATGCCAGCCTCGCCGCCGCCGAAGCCGACAAATCCGGCAAGCTGGTGATCGAGGCCAAGAACATCAGCAAGGCCTATGGCGAACGCAAGATCGTCGACAATTTCTCGATCCGGGTGCAGCGCGGCGACCGCATCGGCATTGTCGGCCCGAACGGCGCCGGCAAGACCACGCTGATCGAGATGCTGACCGGCGGCAGCGAGCCTGACTCAGGCACGATCCGCCTCGGCGCCAACATCGAAATGGCGACGCTGGACCAGCACCGCGAAAGCCTCGATCCCAAATCGACATTGGCGGAAGCCCTCACCGGCGGCCGCGGCGACCATGTCATGGTCGGCGGCAAGCCGAAGCACGTCGTCAGCTACATGAAGGATTTTCTGTTCGCGCAGGAGCAGATGCGCACGCCGCTGGAAGTGCTCTCCGGCGGCGAGCGCGGCCGGGTCATGCTGGCCCGCTCGCTGGCCAAGCCTTCGAACCTCCTCGTGCTGGACGAACCGACCAACGACCTCGATCTCGAAACCCTCGACGTGCTCGAGGAAATGCTCGGCGATTACGAGGGCACGGTGATGCTGATCAGCCATGACCGCGACTTCCTCGACCGCGTGGTCACGTCGGTCATCGTCCCCGAAGGCCAGGGCCGCTGGATCGAGTATGCCGGCGGCTATACCGACATGCTGGCGCAGCGCCGCGCCGACCTGAAGCGCGAGACCGTGGTCGCGGCATCGGCCGACGAAGCCAAGAAGCCGAAAAGCACCGCCGCTTCGGGCACCTCCAAGCGCCGTCTCACCTTCAACGAGAAGCACGCGCTGGATATGCTGCCCAAGACCATCGCCAAGCTGCAGGCCGAAATTGCCAAACTCCAGCGCTTCCTTGACGATCCCAATCTTTACGCCAAGGATCGCAAGAAGTTCGACGCGACTTCGGCCGCGATCGGCAAGGCCCAGAAAGACATGGAAGAAGCCGAAAACCGCTGGCTGGAACTTGAAGTGTTGCGTGAAGAGATCGAGCAGGCGTAG
- a CDS encoding AMP-binding protein encodes MTTFQEARAFLLKHRTDYDAAVKGFRWPDPVPFNWALDWFDAELARNADSRDRTALWIVDAGSDKQTRLSFSALSRRSNQVANFLRAQGLKRGDHLLLLLGNVVPLWETMLAAMKLGVVVIPATTLLTPDELRDRLDRGRAKVVVASQDQVAKFAGLGGDKLVRIVVGASSKHDGWLPFEDASSASENFTADGPTNADDPMLLYFTSGTTAKPKLVLHSQRSYPVGALSTMFWLGLQPGDVHLNISSPGWAKHAWSCLFAPWNAGATVFVVNQPRFDAKALLATVGRCGVTTLCAPPTVWRLFIQERLADFKVSLREVCGAGEPLNPEVIDQVQAAWGLTIRDGYGQTETTALAGNSPGQKVKVGSMGRPLPGYRVQITDNDGHITKEGEVTLVLGADRPAGLMQGYQGDDGKLSGADGDLYRSGDVVFADDEGYLTFVGRSDDVFKSSDYRISPFELESVLLEHESVAEAAVVPSPDPIRLAIPKAYVLLVSGVARSPATALSIFQHLHTRLAPFKRIRRIELVTELPKTISGKIRRVQLRRLEHDNNRDDALRGQEFREEEFPELQKVRTAGSEN; translated from the coding sequence ATGACGACCTTCCAGGAAGCGCGCGCGTTTCTGCTCAAGCACCGCACCGATTACGATGCGGCCGTGAAGGGATTTCGCTGGCCCGATCCGGTTCCGTTCAACTGGGCGCTGGACTGGTTCGATGCCGAACTGGCCCGCAATGCCGACAGCCGGGATCGCACCGCGCTGTGGATCGTCGATGCCGGCAGCGACAAGCAGACCAGGCTGTCGTTCTCGGCGCTGTCGCGCCGTTCCAATCAGGTGGCAAATTTCCTGCGCGCGCAGGGACTGAAGCGCGGCGATCACCTGTTGCTGCTGCTCGGCAATGTCGTGCCGTTGTGGGAGACCATGCTGGCGGCGATGAAGCTCGGCGTCGTCGTGATCCCCGCGACGACGCTCTTGACGCCGGATGAGTTGCGCGACCGGCTCGATCGTGGCCGCGCCAAGGTGGTGGTGGCCTCGCAGGATCAGGTCGCGAAGTTCGCAGGCCTCGGCGGCGACAAGCTCGTTCGCATCGTGGTCGGCGCCTCGTCGAAGCACGATGGCTGGCTGCCGTTCGAGGACGCCTCCAGCGCGTCCGAAAACTTTACAGCCGACGGACCGACCAATGCCGACGATCCGATGCTGCTCTATTTCACCTCGGGCACGACCGCCAAGCCGAAACTGGTGCTGCACAGCCAGCGCAGTTATCCCGTTGGCGCGCTGTCGACGATGTTCTGGTTGGGCTTGCAGCCTGGCGATGTGCATCTGAACATTTCCTCGCCGGGCTGGGCCAAGCACGCCTGGAGCTGCTTGTTCGCGCCGTGGAATGCAGGCGCCACGGTGTTCGTGGTCAATCAGCCGCGCTTCGACGCCAAGGCGTTGCTCGCAACGGTCGGTCGCTGCGGCGTCACCACGCTGTGTGCGCCGCCGACGGTGTGGCGGCTGTTCATCCAGGAGCGGCTGGCGGATTTCAAGGTGTCCTTGCGCGAAGTCTGCGGCGCCGGAGAACCGCTCAACCCCGAAGTGATCGATCAGGTGCAGGCGGCGTGGGGATTGACGATCCGCGACGGTTACGGCCAGACCGAAACCACCGCACTGGCCGGCAATTCGCCCGGCCAGAAGGTCAAGGTCGGTTCGATGGGCCGGCCGCTGCCGGGTTACCGCGTGCAGATCACCGACAATGACGGCCACATCACCAAGGAAGGCGAGGTCACGCTGGTGCTTGGTGCCGACCGGCCGGCCGGACTGATGCAGGGCTATCAGGGCGATGACGGCAAGCTCAGCGGCGCCGACGGCGATCTCTACCGCAGCGGCGACGTGGTGTTTGCCGATGACGAGGGGTACCTTACCTTCGTCGGCCGCTCCGACGACGTGTTCAAATCGTCCGACTATCGCATCAGCCCGTTCGAACTGGAGAGCGTGCTGCTCGAGCACGAATCGGTAGCGGAAGCCGCCGTTGTTCCGAGTCCCGATCCGATTCGTCTCGCGATTCCGAAGGCCTATGTGCTGCTGGTGTCGGGGGTGGCGCGTTCGCCGGCCACCGCGCTGTCGATCTTCCAGCACCTGCACACGCGGCTGGCGCCGTTCAAGCGTATCCGCCGGATCGAGCTGGTGACGGAACTGCCGAAGACGATTTCGGGAAAAATCCGCCGCGTGCAGTTGCGCCGGCTCGAACATGACAATAACCGTGATGATGCGCTGCGCGGGCAGGAGTTCCGTGAAGAAGAATTTCCGGAGCTGCAGAAGGTGCGGACGGCCGGATCGGAGAATTAG
- the mmsB gene encoding 3-hydroxyisobutyrate dehydrogenase gives MAHIAFIGLGNMGGPMAANLVKAGHKVTAFDLVAASRDQAKADGAAISESSVGSVKGADVVVTMLPAGKHVLSVWGEVIPAMAKGTLIIDCSTIDVESSKQAHVLAAKHGMLSVDAPVSGGTGGAKGATLTFMCGGDDKSFAAAKPVLENMGKKIVHCGGAGAGQAAKICNNMILGISMIGVGEAFALAEKLGLSHQALFDVASTSSGQCWALTSYCPVPGPVPTSPANNGYKPGFASNLMVKDLTLAQDAANAAGAVTPLGKHAQEIYKAFDAAGNGGVDFSGIIQHVRSLAGK, from the coding sequence ATGGCACATATCGCATTCATTGGCCTCGGCAACATGGGCGGCCCGATGGCGGCCAACCTGGTCAAGGCCGGCCACAAGGTGACCGCGTTCGATCTGGTCGCCGCCTCGCGCGATCAGGCCAAGGCTGACGGTGCGGCGATCAGCGAGAGTTCGGTGGGCTCGGTCAAGGGCGCCGATGTCGTCGTCACCATGTTGCCCGCCGGCAAGCATGTGCTGTCGGTGTGGGGCGAGGTGATCCCGGCGATGGCTAAGGGCACGCTGATCATTGATTGCTCGACCATCGACGTCGAAAGCTCCAAGCAGGCGCATGTGCTGGCGGCCAAACACGGCATGCTTTCGGTCGATGCGCCGGTGTCGGGCGGAACCGGCGGCGCCAAGGGCGCGACGCTGACCTTCATGTGCGGCGGCGACGACAAGTCGTTCGCGGCGGCTAAACCCGTGCTGGAAAACATGGGCAAGAAGATCGTGCATTGCGGCGGAGCCGGTGCCGGGCAGGCGGCCAAGATCTGTAACAACATGATTTTGGGAATCTCCATGATCGGGGTCGGCGAAGCCTTTGCGCTCGCCGAAAAACTAGGGCTGTCACATCAGGCCCTGTTCGATGTGGCCTCGACCTCGTCGGGGCAGTGCTGGGCGCTGACCTCCTATTGCCCGGTGCCGGGCCCGGTGCCGACGTCGCCCGCCAACAACGGCTACAAGCCGGGCTTCGCCTCCAACCTGATGGTCAAGGACCTGACCTTGGCGCAGGATGCGGCCAACGCCGCGGGCGCCGTGACGCCGCTGGGCAAGCACGCCCAGGAAATCTATAAGGCGTTCGACGCCGCCGGAAACGGCGGGGTAGATTTTTCCGGGATTATCCAGCACGTTCGGAGTCTCGCCGGGAAATAA
- a CDS encoding YaiI/YqxD family protein: MPPDANTPRIYVDADACPVKDEIYRVALRHGLPVSVVAGNFIRVPQDPLIERIAAGSGMDAADDWIAERAHKGDIVITSDIPLASRCVKAGAEVIAPNGKPFTEQSIGMTLAVRNLMTDLRSSGEVTGGPKSYSPRDRSAFLSTLDQTIRRIQRQRAEQPAPNQN; the protein is encoded by the coding sequence ATGCCGCCTGACGCGAACACCCCTCGGATCTACGTCGATGCCGACGCCTGCCCCGTGAAGGACGAGATCTATCGCGTCGCGCTCCGGCACGGGCTGCCGGTCAGCGTCGTCGCGGGCAATTTCATCCGCGTGCCACAGGATCCGCTGATCGAGCGCATCGCGGCCGGTTCCGGCATGGATGCCGCCGACGACTGGATCGCGGAGCGCGCGCACAAGGGCGACATCGTCATCACCTCGGATATCCCGCTCGCCAGCCGCTGCGTCAAAGCCGGTGCCGAAGTGATCGCGCCCAACGGCAAGCCGTTCACGGAACAATCGATCGGCATGACCTTGGCGGTGCGCAACCTGATGACCGATTTGCGCTCGTCCGGCGAAGTTACCGGCGGCCCGAAATCCTATTCTCCCCGCGACCGTTCGGCCTTCCTGTCGACGCTCGACCAGACCATTCGCCGGATCCAGCGCCAGCGCGCCGAACAGCCCGCGCCGAACCAGAATTGA